Proteins encoded within one genomic window of Etheostoma cragini isolate CJK2018 chromosome 21, CSU_Ecrag_1.0, whole genome shotgun sequence:
- the LOC117936858 gene encoding transcription factor Sox-8-like — translation MTEENRSPADTPRSPAGSDSSMSQQGSGSESPTSPSGSEAQEAARTAGMTHQLESGVEDERFPACIRDAVSQVLKGYDWSLVPMPSHGEKGPKSKPHVKRPMNAFMVWAQAARRKLADQYPHLHNAELSKTLGKLWRLLSETEKLPFVAEAERLRTQHKKDYPDYKYQPRRRKNPKPGQGDCGPGPVQQQQQDLYKTEPGGVHHHYDPDRTGQSHGPPTPPNTPNTDLHTGTKHEAPRPVDSSSTGSAPASGRQNIDFSNLDISELSTDVISTIDGFDVHELDQYLPPNSHASTLLTTPDSSHGQNNPSGSLILPSIYSHSHTWTPKSGISTGMPTSSCSRDAHGLHEDTSQKLQIKTEQMSPGHYSSSSSSTPPPPQPEYAPLGSGLCPSSINQSDYTDLQSSSFFSAFPGYPPGLYQYPYFHSSRRPYSLTLAPPPHSPPSGWEQPLYKTLSRP, via the exons ATGACAGAAGAGAACCGGTCCCCGGCAGACACTCCGCGCAGTCCAGCAGGCAGCGACAGCTCCATGTCCCAGCAGGGATCGGGTTCGGAGTCCCCGACCTCTCCATCAGGGTCCGAAGCACAGGAGGCAGCGCGCACGGCCGGGATGACGCACCAGCTGGAGAGCGGCGTGGAGGACGAGCGCTTCCCCGCCTGCATCCGCGACGCGGTGTCCCAAGTGCTGAAAGGCTACGACTGGTCGCTGGTCCCGATGCCCTCTCATGGGGAGAAAGGGCCGAAGAGCAAGCCTCACGTGAAGCGGCCGATGAACGCGTTCATGGTGTGGGCGCAGGCGGCCCGGAGGAAGCTGGCTGACCAGTATCCTCATCTTCACAACGCGGAGCTCAGCAAGACCCTGGGCAAGCTGTGGCG ACTTCTCTCTGAAACAGAGAAGCTTCCCTTCGTTGCGGAGGCCGAGAGGCTGAGGACGCAGCACAAGAAAGACTACCCGGACTACAAGTACCAGCCTCGGAGACGCAAGAACCCCAAACCAGGACAGGGGGACTGCGGACCAGGACCGgtacagcagcaacagcaggacTTGTATAAGACAGAACCAGGGGGGGTGCACCATCATTATGATCCAGACAGGACAG GTCAGTCTCATGGGCCTCCAACACCCCCCAACACCCCCAACACTGACCTCCACACGGGGACCAAACACGAGGCCCCGCGGCCTGTCGACAGCAGCAGCACCGGCTCCGCTCCTGCCAGCGGCCGGCAGAACATCGACTTCAGCAACCTGGACATCTCCGAGCTCAGCACCGACGTCATCAGCACCATCGATGGCTTTGACGTCCACGAGTTGGACCAGTACCTCCCTCCCAACAGCCACGCCTCGACTCTTCTAACCACGCCAGATAGCAGCCACGGACAAAACAACCCTTCTGGGTCCCTTATTCTGCCCAGCATCTACTCCCACTCCCATACCTGGACACCCAAAAGTGGGATTTCCACTGGAATGCCAACTTCCTCTTGCAGTCGTGATGCGCATGGGCTCCACGAGGACACCAGCCAAAAACTTCAGATTAAGACAGAACAGATGAGCCCAGGTCACTAcagcagctcctcctcctccacacctCCACCGCCACAACCGGAGTACGCCCCCCTCGGCTCGGGCCTCTGCCCTTCCTCCATCAACCAATCTGACTACACTGACCTCCAAAGCTCCAGTTTCTTCAGCGCCTTCCCAGGGTACCCTCCCGGTCTGTATCAGTACCCGTACTTTCACTCGTCTCGCAGGCCTTACAGCCTGACCTTGGCACCACCTCCACACAGTCCTCCCTCTGGCTGGGAGCAGCCTCTCTACAAAACTCTCTCCAGGCCTTGA